Proteins encoded by one window of Pan troglodytes isolate AG18354 chromosome 16, NHGRI_mPanTro3-v2.0_pri, whole genome shotgun sequence:
- the LOC129137216 gene encoding tropomyosin alpha-4 chain-like has translation MKVIENRAMKDEEKIQEMQLKEAKHIAEEADRKYEEVARKLVILECELERAEERAEVSELKCGDLEEELKNVTNNLKSLEAASEKYSEKEDKYEEEIKLLSDKLKEAETRVEFAERTVAKLEKTIDDLEEKLAQAKEENVGLHQTLDQTLNELNCI, from the coding sequence ATGAAGGTGATAGAAAACCGGGCCATGAAGGATGAGGAGAAGATTCAGGAGATGCAGCTCAAAGAGGCCAAGCACATTGCGGAAGAGGCTGACCGCAAATACGAGGAGGTAGCTCGTAAGCTGGTCATCCTGGAGTGTGAGCTGGAGAGGGCAGAGGAGCGTGCGGAGGTGTCTGAACTAAAATGTGGTGACCTGGAAGAAGAACTCAAGAATGTTACTAACAATCTGAAATCTCTGGAGGCTGCATCTGAAAAGTATTCTGAAAAGGAGGACAaatatgaagaagaaattaaacttCTGTCTGACAAACTGAAAGAGGCTGAGACCCGTGTTGAATTTGCAGAGAGAACGGTTGCAAAACTGGAAAAGACAATTGATGACCTGGAAGAGAAACTTGCCCAGGCCAAAGAAGAGAATGTGGGCTTACATCAGACACTGGATCAGACACTAAACGAACTTAACTGTATATAA